AGCAACCACGACTGTTTTTCCGACCAATTTAGAAGAGACGCTCAACATATTCGGTTCTGACGGCACGGTGGTCTTAGGAGGCATTGCCGTCAATAAAGTCGAAGCCTGGCGCTTTGCCGATGAAGATGAGGCTGCAGTGCTAGCAAATCAAGGAGCGGAGCCGCCCAATGTGTACGGTTTTGGGCATGCGGATTTGATTGCCGATTTTATGGATGCAGTCATTTCTGATCGGGAGCCAGCTATAAATGGTGAGGAAGGGCGTAAAGCGTTGGAGATCATATTGGCGATTTATCATTCAGTAAAGTATAAAAAAGAAATAAAAATCCCGTTGCAGGAAGAATTTACAATTGGAATCTCTCGATAAGAAAGGCGGCATAAGCATGACTCGGGATAAAAATTGGTTTGCGCATGAATCGTCCTATATTGATGAACCGACGGAAATTGGTGAAGGAACACAAATTTGGCATTTTTGTCATATTTCTAGCGATGTGAAAATAGGCAAAAAATGCCGAATTGGACAAAATGTATTCATTGCCGGCAATGTAACGGTCGGCAATAACGTGAAGATACAAAACAATGTCAGCGTGTATGAAGGTGTAATCTTAGAAGATGATGTTTTTTGCGGTCCAAGCATGGTGTTTACCAATGTTAAAACGCCGCGCTGCGCCTATCCACGAAACACTTCAGACGATTATTTAGAAACACGCATACGGCAAGGGGCCAGTATTGGGGCTAATGCAACGATAATCTGTGGGACAACGGTCGGCAGAAATGCATTTGTCGGTGCTGGTGCGGTGGTGACGAAAGATGTGCCGGACTATGCCGTTGTATATGGGAATCCGGCAGAAGTACATGGATGGGCCTGTGCCTGTGGAGATGTCATTGTCGGTAAAGAGACAGCGGCACCTTGTCTAAAATGCGAACGGTGCAAAACATATATAGGCAACAAATAAAGGTAAGAGAAGGTGGCTGTGATGATTCCTTTTATTGACTTGCAAGCACAGCAAGAGCGAATACGAGAAGACATTTATGAGCGAATTCAGAAGGTTTTGACGCATGGCCAATATATAATGGGGCCGGAAGTAAGAGAGTTGGAAGAAAAACTGGCCAATTATGTAGGCGTAAAACATGCTGTAACTGTAGCGAATGGAACAGATGCGCTGTTAATTGCGATGATGGCGTTGGGAATTGGTATGGGTGATGAAGTGATTACAACGCCGTTTACCTTTATTGCTACAGCGGAAATGATTGCTCTACTGGGCGCAAAACCGGTGTTTGTTGACATTGATCCAAAGACATACAATATGAATCCAGCGTTGCTTGAAGAGGCAATCACTCCACTGACGAAAGCGATTATGCCCGTTAGCCTGTATGGACAGTGCGCGGATCTGGCGGCGATTAATCAGATTGCTGCAGGGTACTCTCTCCCTGTCATCGAAGATGGCGCGCAAAGCTTTGGTGCAATATATCGGGGGCAGAAGTCTTGTGGTATTTCAACAATCGGCTGTACCAGCTTTTTTCCGTCTAAGCCGTTAGGGTGTTATGGAGATGGCGGTGCCTGTTTTACAAATGATGATGCGATTGCTCAGAGGATGAAGCAAATTCGTCTGCATGGGCAGGAACGCCGCTATCACCATTCCCTTATAGGCGTAAATGGTCGAATGGATACGCTGCAAGCGGCCATACTGCTTGCCAAATTGGAAGTGTTTGAAGATGAGATTGAGAGAAGAGCTAAAATTGCTCAAAATTATACTGAGCTGTTGCATGATCTTGTTGTGACGCCTCATATTGAAGCGGATTGCAGCAGCGTATATGCGCAGTATACGGTGCTTGTTGATAACCGAGAGGAATTGCAAGAACGGTTGCAGACCGCAGGAATTCCTACTGCTGTGCATTATCCGATTCCACTTCACTTGCAACCGGTATTTGCCTATTTGAATCAGGGGGAGGGGGCATATCCAATTGCGGAGACTATCGCAAAGAAGGTAATGAGTTTGCCGATGAGCCCATACCTTACGGAACGAGATCAGTTGACTACAGTGAAAAAAATTAGAGAATTGGTTTCGCTGGAGGACATTGAGTGAACAGTCCGGTCAAGCGCCAGGGGAAATTCAGCTTGAACTTGATTTCAAGCATTGCATATTTTGCACTGACAATTTGCATAGGAATTTGGTTTGCGCCATATTTAATCAGCCGGTTGGGGATTTCCGGCTATGGCATGATTTCGCTGATTACGACGGTAACCGGATATATGAGCGTAGCGACGTTGACGGTAAATGCGGCAGTTGGCCGGTATTTGACGATTGCTCTTGAACAAGGCGATCAACAAAAAGCTAATATAATATTCAATACTTCGCTTTACGGTAGTCTGGGGTTGGTCGTTGTGCTGATATTCCCCGGATTGTTTGTAGTGATGCAGCCGCAAACACTCATCAGTGTTCCAGCTGGATTGGAAATACAGGCACGTTGGATTTTCACGTTTGCGATAGCTGCATTTCTGTTAAATACGATTAAGACGCCGTTCGAGGTGGCGACTTATTGTCGGAATCGGTTTGAGTTAAGAAACCTGTTGTCAGCGGCAGAAATTCTCATTCGCATTGGATTAGTCGTTATT
This DNA window, taken from Azotosporobacter soli, encodes the following:
- a CDS encoding DegT/DnrJ/EryC1/StrS family aminotransferase: MIPFIDLQAQQERIREDIYERIQKVLTHGQYIMGPEVRELEEKLANYVGVKHAVTVANGTDALLIAMMALGIGMGDEVITTPFTFIATAEMIALLGAKPVFVDIDPKTYNMNPALLEEAITPLTKAIMPVSLYGQCADLAAINQIAAGYSLPVIEDGAQSFGAIYRGQKSCGISTIGCTSFFPSKPLGCYGDGGACFTNDDAIAQRMKQIRLHGQERRYHHSLIGVNGRMDTLQAAILLAKLEVFEDEIERRAKIAQNYTELLHDLVVTPHIEADCSSVYAQYTVLVDNREELQERLQTAGIPTAVHYPIPLHLQPVFAYLNQGEGAYPIAETIAKKVMSLPMSPYLTERDQLTTVKKIRELVSLEDIE
- a CDS encoding acyltransferase, giving the protein MTRDKNWFAHESSYIDEPTEIGEGTQIWHFCHISSDVKIGKKCRIGQNVFIAGNVTVGNNVKIQNNVSVYEGVILEDDVFCGPSMVFTNVKTPRCAYPRNTSDDYLETRIRQGASIGANATIICGTTVGRNAFVGAGAVVTKDVPDYAVVYGNPAEVHGWACACGDVIVGKETAAPCLKCERCKTYIGNK